In Bradyrhizobium guangdongense, the sequence GCGATAGGCTTCATAGGCGGCGAGGCTTTCGAAGGTGATCAGCGCAAAGGCGATGTTGTTGGTGCCCTCATGCGGCATGAAATAGCCGATCAGGTCGCCGCCACATTTCGGGATGATGGTGAGCCAGCGCTTGGAGTATTCCTCGAACTGCGCGCGCTTGAACGGATCGAGCTGGTAGCGGATGAAGACGGTGACGGACATGATGGGCACTCCGGTGCTTATGACGACGTAGTGAGAGGCTACGCGCTTGCCTGTCCACAATGCTTCGGCTATCATCGAAGCATGAAAGCAGGACCCGACATCGCCATGGTCGCCTCGCTGGTCGGCGACCCCGCCCGCGCCAACATGCTCACGGCGCTGATGAACGGACGCGCGCTCACGGCCAGCGAGCTCGCGCAGGAGGCCGGCATCACGCCGCAGACCGCGAGCTCGCATCTGGCCAAGCTCGAGGCCGGCGGCCTGGTCGAGCCCGAGAAGCAGGGCCGCCACCGCTATTATCGTCTCACCGACGACGACGTCGCCGGGGTGCTGGAAGGCCTCGCCGGCCTTGCCGCGCGCACCGGCCACATGCGCGTGCGCACCGGACCGAAGGATCCGGCGCTGCGGCGCGCGCGGATCTGCTATGACCACCTCGCCGGCGATCTCGGCGTGCAGATGCTCGACACGATGCGTGCGCGAAACCTGGTCAGGCAGAAAAAGCAGGACATCGAGCTGACGACGGAAGGCGAGCGCTTCCTCGCCAAGCATTTGCAGATCTCGCCCGAGATGCTCAGCCATCCGCGCCGCCCGGTCTGCAAGGCCTGTCTCGATTGGAGCGAACGGCGGCACCATCTCGCCGGCACCCTGGGCGCCGCCATGATGCAGCGCTTCTCCGAGCTGAAATGGGCCGCGCGCGACGCCACACCCGGCAGCCGCGTGGTCAACTTCACCCGCACCGGCGAGAAGCAGTTCGCGGCCCTATTCGGGAACGGCAAGGACTGACAACACGTTTGCGTGTGGACTCTCACCGCCGTCATGGCCGGGCTTGACCCGGCCATCCACGTCTTTATTGCGGCTGGCACATGGATGCCCCGGGACATCTGGCGCGAAGACGCGCTTCGCGCTTTTGCCGGGCATGACGGAGACCGCAATGAACCGCATCTTCCCGGCAACGCTCGGTATCGCCCTTATGACTATCCCGTTTGCAGCACGTGCCACCGACACGCCGCAACGCGAGCCCTATGGCATCGCGCTCGAAGGCTTTGCCTATCCCTATCCCGTGCACCTGCTGCCGGTAACCAACGACGGCGAACAGCTCAGCATGGCCTATATGGATGTCGCGCCGGCGCAACCGAACGGGCGCACCGTGGTGCTGCTGCACGGGCGCAATTTTCCGTCGAGCTACTGGGCTGATGTCATCAAGATGTTGAACGATGCCGGCTATCGCGTCGTAGTGCCCGACCAGATCGGCTTCGGCAAATCGTCCAAGCCCATCGGCGAATTGCATTTCGACACCCTGGCGCGCAACACCATCGCGCTGCTCGACCATCTCAAGATCGACAAAACGGACATCATCGCACATTCAATGGGCGGCATGCTGGGCGTGCGTATCGCGCGCGCCTATCCGGACCGCGTCACCCATCTGGTGCTGACAGCGCCGATCGGCCTCGAAGACTACCGCCTCTACGTGCCGCCGACGCCGACCGAGAAGATGATCGAGACCGAAGACAAGCTCACCGCCGACGGCTATCGCAAGCAGCTCCAGACCAACTACGCGATCAAGCTGCCGCCCGACGCCATCACGCCGTTCATCGACGCCCGCTTCAACATCAAGGGCAGCCCGGATTATCCCCGCTGGCTGCGCGCCTTCGTCTCTTCCGGCCAAATGATCTATCGCGAGCCGGTCGCGCACGAGATTGCTCTCGTCACAGAACCGGTGCTGTTCGTCATGGGCGCCGACGATCATAACGCACCGGGCCGACCGAATGCGCCGGAAGCATTGCGCGCAAAGATGGGACAGAACGCCGCACTCGCAAAAGCATTTGCGGCAAAGATGCCGAACGCGCGGGCGGAGGTGATCCCGGACACCGGGCACCTCGTCTTCCTCGAGGCGCCGGCGACCTACAAGGAGATGGTGCTGGGCTTCCTCGGCCGCTAGCGCCATTCATGTCGCGCAAGGCCGTGCGCGAGAAATGTTCATGCCGCATTCAGGTCATGATTGGCAGGCTTGGATCGCGACGTGCCGACACGGCTTTCAAATTTAACGTGTCGAATCGTGTCTCTTGATTCATTGTGCGCCGCAAGCGCGCGACCTCAAAGATTTGCCCCAAGGACGAGAGGAAGACCCCATGAAATATCTCTTCGCCGCCGTGATGCTCGCCAGCGCGGTCGTCGGTTTCAGCGAGGCAGCCAGCGCTGCCGGTGGTTGCGGACCCGGCTGGTACCGCGGGCCCTATGGCGGCTGCCGTCCGATGCGCGGTCCTGTCGTCGTGGCCCCCGGCCCCGTCGTGGTCGCCCCGCCTGTTGTCGTCGTGCGTCCGCGCGTGTGCCCCTATGGCTTCCGCTGGTATGCCGGCCGCTGCCGTCCGTTCTGATCTCCCGTACTTGCGACATGGCCGCGCAGAACTGCGCGGCCGTTTTCGCTGAAGCACCATCAACAAAAAGGGGATCGTGATCGCGATCCCCTTTTTCATTCCAGGCGCTGTTACCAATGACGCCAGTGGTGGCGATGCCAGCGATGGCGCCAGCCCCAATGGCGATGGCGCCAACCCCAGTGACGGTGGTGCCAACCCCAGTGACGGCCGTGCCAATGCACCTGCTCGGGCTTGAGCTGCGCGGCTTCCTCGCTGGTGGTCACCGCAGGGTGAACTTCCGGATGGCCTTGCGGCAGCCCGACCTCACCGAGCGGCTGCGGCGCCAACGGCGCGGCCTGAACGGCAGCAGTCAATGCCGCGGCGCCCGCCGCGACACCAAAGGCAAGTTTCAAAAAGTTCCGGCGCTCCATGAAGATATCCTCTATCCAATCGATCGAGTGATGCGCCAGAAGTGTCGCGGCGATGACATGAACTGAGGCTGAATGCAATTCAGATAGGCTGCAGGCGTAAGCCCGCTACTGCGCAAATTCCTGCGCCAGCACCAGCGTCTCGCGCGCACGTTGCACCTCTGGCCAGTCGCGGTTGAAATCGGCGACGAGCCGCTTCAGCGCATCACCCTTCAGTATCGCCTGAAGCTTGGCCTCGTCGTCGAATTGATACATCGCCTGATGCAGCGAGGGATCGTCCAGACTCCAGAATCGCCACGCCTTGCTGACTCCGAACGTCTTGACCGCATCGGGAAGGTGCTCGGTCTCGTACCAGGTATCGAAGGCGGCGCGCTTGCTGGCGTCAGTGATGATGGCGCGGACGACGAAGTAGGCGGCGGGCATCGGATTTCCTCCTGTTGTTTGGCCGGAGCATAGACGGTTATAGTGCCGGCGGCGGAAGATCGAGCTCGGAACAGAGAGGGAATTGTCACCCCTCCAAGGCATTCGTCTTAACCACGCCTTCGCCTTTCATTCGATCTCAGGACGCGAGATCGTCAGGCGCTCCGGCTTGCCGGTAAGCCGGCGCAGCGCGACGTAGAAAAATCGTTTCCTCGCTGTCGGAACGCACGGCCCTCGTCCGTCCTAGGCCCAGACAGCACGGAGACACAGCATGCCCGACCTCACCCTCGCCACCTTCGACTGGGTTCCCCCGCCGCCGCGCGGTTTCGTACGCGATCTCAGGGTGCGCTGGGCGCTGGAGGAAGCCGCCTTGCCCTATCGCGTCGCCAGCGTGCCGTTCGATAATCGCGGCGCCGAACATCTCGCGCACCAGCCGTTCGGCCAGGTGCCGTGGCTGACCGACGGCGACCTCTCGATCTTCGAGACCGGGGCGATCCTGCTCCATCTCGGCGGGCTCAGCGCAAAGCTGATGCCCCCGGATCGCCGCGGTCGGAATGAAGCGACCGAATGGCTGTTCGCCGCGCTCAATTCGGTGGAGATGGCGAGCCTGCCCTGGGGAATGTCGAAATTCATGAAACATCCGAGCGACACCGCGGCGTGGAAGTTCGTCGACGACTTCCTCAAGCTCCGTCTCAAGCATCTCGAGCCGGTGCTTGCGAGCCGCGAATGGCTCGCGGGCTCCTTCTCCGTCGCCGACATTTTGATGGCCGACGTGCTGCGCGTCGTCGATGGCTTCGACGGGCTGGCGGACAGCCCTGCCTGCCGCGCCTATGTCGCGCGCGCGACCAGCCGACCGGCCTTTGCCAGGGCCCACGCGGACCAGCTGGCGCATTTCGCTGCGGCGGATAAGGCGCGCGGGATGTGATCCACCGCACAGAATTAACCCGGGGTTAGCCATAGGCTCACGACCACCGGAACGAAGCAATTTGCTTCAAATTATCGGCTTAAGTTCTTTCCGCGGAAGGTGACACATGGCCCGCATCGATTATCTCAGAGAGCAAGTCGCCCGCGCCGAGCGTCTGGCGAAAGCGATCCTCGACCAGCAGACCTCGGAACGGCTGCAGGCGTTTGCCGCCGAATGTCGCGCGGAGCTGCAGGTGCTGAGCCTCAAGACCGCCGCATAAGGCAGCGCATCACACCAGCTTCATCGGCGTATCGGTGACCACGCGCAGGTCGATCCTGCCGATCAGTGCAGCACGGCGCGCCTCGGCAGCACTGATCGCACCGTCCGTCTGCCGCAACGTTGAGACGTTCGAGCCGAGCGAAACGATGCCGCCGAGCACCAGCGCAATCGCGCCGAGCGCGGCAGTCTGACCCAATCCGAATAGCCCGAGGATGGTGACCAGAAGCAGCGCTGCACCGCTGCCGATCGCGATCTTGGACGCCAGGATGTACTTCCGGCATCGCTCCGCGATCCCGGCGAGCCGCTCGATCCGATCCTCGATATCGGAGATTTCGTCGGTCGGATCGTCTGAAGTCATGGGGTATCAACCAGCAACGGTCGATGGGTGACCCGGATTTCGCCTGCGCTCCATCCGGGCTACGCGATCACAACGGCAAATTGTCGTGCTTCTTCGCCGGCGCCTCGACCTTCTTGTCCTTCAGCATCGCCAGCGCCCGGGCGATCCGCTTCCGCGTCGAGTGCGGCATGATGACGTCGTCGATGTAGCCGCGCTCGGCGGCGATGAAGGGTGACAGGAAGCGGTCTTCGTATTCCTTGGTGCGCGCGGCGATCTTGTCGGGGTCGCCGATGTCACTGCGGAAGATGATCTCGACCGCGCCCTTGGCGCCCATGACGGCGATCTGGGCGGTCGGCCAGGCGTAGTTCATGTCGGCACCGATTTCCTTGGACGCCATGACGTCGAAGGCGCCGCCATAGGCCTTGCGGGTGATGATGGTGACTAGCGGCACGGTGCACTGCGAGTACGCGAACAGGAGTTTTGCGCCGTGCTTGATCAGGCCGCCATATTCCTGCGCAGTGCCCGGCAGGAAGCCCGGCACGTCGACGAAGGTGACGATCGGGATGTTGAAGGCGTCACAAAAACGAACGAAGCGCGCGGCCTTGCGCGAGGCGTCAGAATCGAGCACGCCGGCCAGCACCATCGGCTGATTGGCGACGAAGCCGACGGTGCGGCCCGCGATGCGTCCGAAGCCGGTGACGATGTTCTTGGCGAAGGCTTCCGCGATCTCGAAGAAGTCGCCCTCGTCCACGACCTTCAGGATCAGCTCCTTCATGTCGTAGGGCTTGTTCGGATTGTCGGGGATCAGGGTATCGAGCGACATGTCGATCCGGGCGGTGTCGTCGAAGCTCGGCCATTCCGGCACGCCGTCGGTGTTATTGGACGGCAGGAAGTCGATCAGGCGCCGCATCTGCAGCAGCGTCTCGACGTCGTTCTCGAAGGCGCCGTCGGCGATCGAGGAGCGCGTCGCGTGCACCGAGGCGCCGCCGAGCTCTTCCGCCGTGACGACCTCGTTGGTCACGGTCTTCACCACGTCGGGGCCGGTGACGAACATGTAGCTGGTGTTCTTCACCATGAAGATGAAGTCGGTCATCGCAGGCGAATAGACGTCGCCGCCAGCGCAGGGACCCATGATGACCGAGATCTGCGGGATCACGCCCGAGGCGAGCACGTTGCGGCGGAACACGTAGGAATAACCTGCGAGCGCGGCGACGCCCTCCTGGATGCGCGCGCCGCCCGCGTCATAGAGGCCGATGATGGGCGCCCGCGCCTTCATCGCCATGTCCTGGAGCTTGGTGATCTTAAGCGCGTGGGTCTCGGAGAGCGAGCCGCCGAACACCGTGAAGTCCTTGGCGAAGACGAACGTCTTGCGGCCGTTGACGGTGCCCCAGCCGGTGACGACGCCGTCGCCCGGCACCTTGGTCTTCTCCATGCCGAACTCGGTAGAACGGTGCTCGACGAACATGTCGAACTCCTCGAACGATCCCTTGTCGAGCAGCAGCTCGATGCGCTCGCGCGCGGTCAGCTTGCCGCGGGCGTGCTGCGCCTCGATGCGCTTCTCCCCGCCGCCGAGCTTGGCGCCGGCACGACGGTCTTCAAGGGCGTCCAGGATGTGTTTCATTTGCTCCCGCCAGTTCTTAAGTGATGCGGGGTTCTAACACGGCATTTTGCGGGGCGGGAAGCCGCTTTCGGCCTTGCAGGGCAGCCCTGAATCAGCGTGAAAGCGCAAGGAATTTCAAAGTTTTGCCCGGGAGACGAGCATGAGCGAAGCAACGGCCGAGACCGGCGCGGCAACGGGCGGTGTCAACATCCTGCTGCGGCTGGAGGGCCTGACCTTGTTTGCGGGGATGGTGGTGCTCTACTGGGCCTGGGACGGTTCCTGGTGGGTCTTTGCCCTGCTGTTCTTCGTCCCCGATCTGAGTTTCCTGGCCTACCTCGTCGATGCCAGATTCGGCGCGCTGGTCTATAACGCCGCCCACAGCTACATGACCCCGGTGGCGCTGCTGACGCTGGGCTTCGGCCTGGCCTCGCCGCTCACTTTGTCCATCGCCTTGATCTGGCTCGCCCATATCGGCATCGACCGTGCGCTGGGCTACGGCCTGAAATATTCCGCCGGGTTCGGCTTCACCCATCTGGGGCGGATCGGCCGACAGAAGGACGCCTGAGCTCGGCGTGCCTGGGCGGCAGGATCGCCGTCATTTTGTCGCGCGTCGCCGGTTGACCTGACCAGCCGATTCAGGCTTGCTCAGGGCTTGCGATCAGGCGCCGAATGTTGCGTGAGCTCAGTCGGTACGGCGGCGGTCATCACGTCCGGCTGCAAGCATCTGTCCATGTCCGCCACGGTCGTTCCCCTGCTTCCGAACAGCGCGTCCGAGACCACCGATTTCCTGCGGCGGATGGCCAGCATGGTGTCGGGTCGGAACGGCGAGATGCTGCTGCGCGCGGCCAGCCTGATCGAGTCGCTGGCACAGCGCGCGATGTCGGCCGAGCGGCTGTTCCACGAGCAGCAGGAGGAGAACAAGCGGCTCGCCGAGCGGCATGAAGCCGCCGAGCTCGCCTCCGACGCCATGTTCAACCAGATCGCCGCGCTGCGAACGCAGCTTGCGGAGGTGAGCGCGGCTGCAGCTGCCGAACGGGCCGGCTTCGATAGCGAGCGCAGCAAGCTGCTCATGCTGATGCAGGATGCGGAAAGCCATATCGGCAGGCTCACCGCCGAACTCGATGGCCTGCGCGCCTCCGTCGATGCTTTCAACGAGACCGCGGTCTCCGTGCCGATCGAGGTGCTGCGGCTGGCGCGGACCCAGTTCGACTATCTCTCCAGCGGCTTTGCGCGTAAAGGCGACGTGATCTCGCAGGCGATGAGCGAGATCGGCGGCTTCGCCATCGACCAGGCACTGGCAGCAAAGAAGCCGGTCGACAAGGCGTGAGACGCGCCAGCGCAAATTGACAGCGCGTACGGGCGTTGATCTACTTCCCGAAAATCGAGGGAGGATCCGATGCCGAGGCCATTCCGCGCCGCTGCGGCGCTCATCGCGCTCTGCATGTCCACCGGGCTCGCCGGCGCGCAATCGCTTCCCAAGGACGCGCCTGCCCGGACCGAGATCTTCCCGATCCCGTCACTCACCCTTTCCGACCAGCAATTCCTGAGCGGCGATGCCGCGGCCGGCAAGCCGGTCACGGTGGCCGGCGAATTCCGCGTCGCGCAAGGGTCAGGCAAGATGCCGGTCGTCGTGCTGATGCACGGCTCGAGCGGCGTCGGCCCTACCACGGACGCCTGGGTGCACGCCTTCAACGCCATGGGCATCTCGACCTTCGTCATCGACGGCTTCACCGGCCGCGGGCTCACCGTGGTCGGACCGAACCAGGCGCTGCTCGGACGGCTCAATCTCATCATCGACGTCTATCGTTCGCTTGAGATTTTGGCGAAGCATCCCCGCGTCGATCCTGAGCGCATCGTGCTGATGGGCTTTTCGCGCGGCGGCCAGGCGACACTCTATGCGAGCCTCGAGCGCTTCCACAAGCTCTGGAATAGGTCCGGTTTGCAGTTTGCGGCCTACATCCCGTTCTATCCGGACTGCTCGACGACCTATCAGGCCGACACCGACGTCGCCGCGCGCCCGATCCGCATCTTCCACGGCGCGCCTGATGATTATAATCCCGTGAAGAGCTGCAAGGCCTTCGTCGAGCGGCTCAAGATCGCGGGACGCGACGTGGTGCTGACCGAATACCCCGATAGCGCCCACGGCTTCGACAGCGGCCTGCTCGGCGTCGCCTCGGTCGCGGTGTCGGCCAACGCGCAGACCGTGCGCAACTGTCATATCAAGGAAGGCGACGGCGGCGTGCTGATGAACGGCGACACCAACGCGCCGTTCACCTACAAGGATTCCTGCGTCGAGCTCAACCCGCATGTCGGCGGCAATCCCACCACGGCCGCGGAGTCGCGCAAAGCGGTGGTGGAGTTCTTGCAGGCGTTGTTCAAGTTGGGCTAGGCGCTTCTCCGTCACTGCGAGCGAGAGAGACGCGTCAGCGCTACCGCCCCCGGCCCGACAGCCGCAGCACGAACACCAGCACTTCAGCGACGGCCTTGTAGAGATCTGGCGGAATCTCTTCGCCGAGTTCGACCTTGGAGAGTGCGCCGGCCAGCACTTCATTCTCCTCGATCGGGATATCGTGGGCTCTGGCGATCTCGACAATCTTGGCGCCGATCGTGCCTTTGCCTTTGGCGACGACCACGGGCGCGCCGCTGCCCTTCTCGTAATGCAGCGCAATTGCGAGCTTGGAGTCCTCGCTCATGTGGCGCGATCCAGGAAATGCCCGGCACGCGCCGGCGCAGGTTGCGGCGGCGTGCCCTCGCGCACGATGATCTCACCGGGCTTAAGCTCGGCCTTGGTGAGCGCCTGATTGAGCTCACCGATGCCGGCGCGGAGCTGCTGCGCCGTCGCCGGCCGTTCGGCCCACATCCGCACAAAAGTCTTGTCGCCATTCAGCGTGATCAACGCATGCACGGGACCGCTCGGCTCGACGTTGAGGGTGAAGCGCGCGCGCCAGGCACGCTTGGCGGGATCTGGTGTTTCGTTGTCGCCATCTCGCGAAATCTCGAATTGAGCCATCGCGGTGCCCTGCGGGGTTGCGAACGGAATCTCGAAATTCCACTGCGGCACGGTCGGATCGACGCGATGGCCGCTGGCATCGGTGCGATCAGGGAGTGAAGCGACCTGCAGCAGCGTCTGCCGCGCGGTCGCGGCGTCGGTGTCGCCAAGCAGGCGATGCACGGCTGCAGCGAGCGGTGCGTTTGGTGCGAGCGAGGGCAAGGCGACCGCTTGCGGTGACGGCAAAGCACCGCGGAACGGCGGTGGCGTCGTCGTACGCGTGGCGGCTTCGAAGACGTGACCGTCAGGCACGGGCTTATTCGAGCCCGGCACGTTGCCGGTCATGCGCGGCAGGCTTTGCGTGACCTCTTGCAGCAGGGTTGCGGCGAGACTCGCCGACATGCGCGGCAGCGCCGCCGGCGGTGTTGCGCCAGCCACGTCCGCCAGCACGGCAGCCGCGAGCGCAGCGTTGCGCGGCAATTGCTCGGCTTGGGCACCTCCAGCGTCAGGCGTTGGCAAAGCCGTTTGCGCGGTCTCGCCTGCCACTTGCGGCACCGATGCAGCGGTCTGCGGAGCCGCAACAACACTTGGGGTAGGCGTGCTATTTGGCGCGGCGACCTGTGGCGCGGCCGGCTCGATCGCGCCCGATGTTGCCGCCAGCGTCTGGCGCAGCACCAACAGCGCCGCCTTCAGGTCCGGCACGGTGTCCGACGGCGGCGTCGTACCTGACGCGAGCGAGGCCTCGAGAAACAGGCCGGACTTCTGGAAAGCGGATTCGATGTCGCCGCCGTCGAGCGCGGTGTTGAGCGGCGTCTGTTGCGCCAGCACGGCCTGCACGGCCTGCTTGAGGCTTTCGGGCAGATCGCTGCCTGATACGATCGACGCCAGATTGGCGAACAGCGGCGCCTGACTGCCCTGTATTGTGACCGCCTCGGCCGAAGCTGCGGTGACGGCGACCTGCTCTGAAGGCGTCAGGGTGTTGCGGGCCGCGGTTGCCGATGGCGCGAGCGAGGGGCTTTCGACCAGCGAGGCCGCCGTCGGCGTCAGCGTGATCTGATCAGCGCTCGCCTCGCCTGCCCCGTTGACGACGGCAAGCCGGATCGTACCGGCGTTCTGCGACACCGCGAGCTGGAGATTCTGCCCTGGGGTCAGCGACACCTCGGACATCACGTCCATCGAGAGATTGGCGATCGCGATCCGCACCAGATTGTCGGCAAGCACGCTGACGACCCTGGCATCGACCACGCTGCCGGCCTGCAGCACAATATCCGGGCTCGCCGCATCAGCCGCGGGGCTGGGAGCACTGACGGGAAGGATCGAAGTGACAGGCGTCGGCATTTTCAGAGCCCAGGGAACGCTGGTCTTCACCCTAAGGCCGCCGTCGTAAACCTCTCGTTAAGGACCTTTGGCCGTCTCGGCAGTGACGGCCGCCAGCACCGCCACGGCAGCCTCGAAATCCCGCAAGCGGGTGGCGCGGCGGGCGGCTGCCTCCTCGTCCACGCCCCACTGGTCGATGTTCCAGTCCTCGTCGACATGGGC encodes:
- a CDS encoding NIPSNAP family protein, producing MSVTVFIRYQLDPFKRAQFEEYSKRWLTIIPKCGGDLIGYFMPHEGTNNIAFALITFESLAAYEAYRARLRQDAEGMANFHFAEDNKFILAEERTFLRKVVV
- a CDS encoding winged helix-turn-helix domain-containing protein; its protein translation is MKAGPDIAMVASLVGDPARANMLTALMNGRALTASELAQEAGITPQTASSHLAKLEAGGLVEPEKQGRHRYYRLTDDDVAGVLEGLAGLAARTGHMRVRTGPKDPALRRARICYDHLAGDLGVQMLDTMRARNLVRQKKQDIELTTEGERFLAKHLQISPEMLSHPRRPVCKACLDWSERRHHLAGTLGAAMMQRFSELKWAARDATPGSRVVNFTRTGEKQFAALFGNGKD
- a CDS encoding alpha/beta fold hydrolase, with product MNRIFPATLGIALMTIPFAARATDTPQREPYGIALEGFAYPYPVHLLPVTNDGEQLSMAYMDVAPAQPNGRTVVLLHGRNFPSSYWADVIKMLNDAGYRVVVPDQIGFGKSSKPIGELHFDTLARNTIALLDHLKIDKTDIIAHSMGGMLGVRIARAYPDRVTHLVLTAPIGLEDYRLYVPPTPTEKMIETEDKLTADGYRKQLQTNYAIKLPPDAITPFIDARFNIKGSPDYPRWLRAFVSSGQMIYREPVAHEIALVTEPVLFVMGADDHNAPGRPNAPEALRAKMGQNAALAKAFAAKMPNARAEVIPDTGHLVFLEAPATYKEMVLGFLGR
- a CDS encoding GCG_CRPN prefix-to-repeats domain-containing protein; this encodes MKYLFAAVMLASAVVGFSEAASAAGGCGPGWYRGPYGGCRPMRGPVVVAPGPVVVAPPVVVVRPRVCPYGFRWYAGRCRPF
- a CDS encoding twin-arginine translocation signal domain-containing protein produces the protein MERRNFLKLAFGVAAGAAALTAAVQAAPLAPQPLGEVGLPQGHPEVHPAVTTSEEAAQLKPEQVHWHGRHWGWHHRHWGWRHRHWGWRHRWHRHHWRHW
- a CDS encoding glutathione S-transferase family protein yields the protein MPDLTLATFDWVPPPPRGFVRDLRVRWALEEAALPYRVASVPFDNRGAEHLAHQPFGQVPWLTDGDLSIFETGAILLHLGGLSAKLMPPDRRGRNEATEWLFAALNSVEMASLPWGMSKFMKHPSDTAAWKFVDDFLKLRLKHLEPVLASREWLAGSFSVADILMADVLRVVDGFDGLADSPACRAYVARATSRPAFARAHADQLAHFAAADKARGM
- a CDS encoding acyl-CoA carboxylase subunit beta is translated as MKHILDALEDRRAGAKLGGGEKRIEAQHARGKLTARERIELLLDKGSFEEFDMFVEHRSTEFGMEKTKVPGDGVVTGWGTVNGRKTFVFAKDFTVFGGSLSETHALKITKLQDMAMKARAPIIGLYDAGGARIQEGVAALAGYSYVFRRNVLASGVIPQISVIMGPCAGGDVYSPAMTDFIFMVKNTSYMFVTGPDVVKTVTNEVVTAEELGGASVHATRSSIADGAFENDVETLLQMRRLIDFLPSNNTDGVPEWPSFDDTARIDMSLDTLIPDNPNKPYDMKELILKVVDEGDFFEIAEAFAKNIVTGFGRIAGRTVGFVANQPMVLAGVLDSDASRKAARFVRFCDAFNIPIVTFVDVPGFLPGTAQEYGGLIKHGAKLLFAYSQCTVPLVTIITRKAYGGAFDVMASKEIGADMNYAWPTAQIAVMGAKGAVEIIFRSDIGDPDKIAARTKEYEDRFLSPFIAAERGYIDDVIMPHSTRKRIARALAMLKDKKVEAPAKKHDNLPL
- a CDS encoding DUF4260 domain-containing protein; this encodes MSEATAETGAATGGVNILLRLEGLTLFAGMVVLYWAWDGSWWVFALLFFVPDLSFLAYLVDARFGALVYNAAHSYMTPVALLTLGFGLASPLTLSIALIWLAHIGIDRALGYGLKYSAGFGFTHLGRIGRQKDA
- a CDS encoding dienelactone hydrolase family protein, which translates into the protein MPRPFRAAAALIALCMSTGLAGAQSLPKDAPARTEIFPIPSLTLSDQQFLSGDAAAGKPVTVAGEFRVAQGSGKMPVVVLMHGSSGVGPTTDAWVHAFNAMGISTFVIDGFTGRGLTVVGPNQALLGRLNLIIDVYRSLEILAKHPRVDPERIVLMGFSRGGQATLYASLERFHKLWNRSGLQFAAYIPFYPDCSTTYQADTDVAARPIRIFHGAPDDYNPVKSCKAFVERLKIAGRDVVLTEYPDSAHGFDSGLLGVASVAVSANAQTVRNCHIKEGDGGVLMNGDTNAPFTYKDSCVELNPHVGGNPTTAAESRKAVVEFLQALFKLG
- a CDS encoding EscU/YscU/HrcU family type III secretion system export apparatus switch protein; protein product: MSEDSKLAIALHYEKGSGAPVVVAKGKGTIGAKIVEIARAHDIPIEENEVLAGALSKVELGEEIPPDLYKAVAEVLVFVLRLSGRGR
- a CDS encoding flagellar hook-length control protein FliK, with the protein product MPTPVTSILPVSAPSPAADAASPDIVLQAGSVVDARVVSVLADNLVRIAIANLSMDVMSEVSLTPGQNLQLAVSQNAGTIRLAVVNGAGEASADQITLTPTAASLVESPSLAPSATAARNTLTPSEQVAVTAASAEAVTIQGSQAPLFANLASIVSGSDLPESLKQAVQAVLAQQTPLNTALDGGDIESAFQKSGLFLEASLASGTTPPSDTVPDLKAALLVLRQTLAATSGAIEPAAPQVAAPNSTPTPSVVAAPQTAASVPQVAGETAQTALPTPDAGGAQAEQLPRNAALAAAVLADVAGATPPAALPRMSASLAATLLQEVTQSLPRMTGNVPGSNKPVPDGHVFEAATRTTTPPPFRGALPSPQAVALPSLAPNAPLAAAVHRLLGDTDAATARQTLLQVASLPDRTDASGHRVDPTVPQWNFEIPFATPQGTAMAQFEISRDGDNETPDPAKRAWRARFTLNVEPSGPVHALITLNGDKTFVRMWAERPATAQQLRAGIGELNQALTKAELKPGEIIVREGTPPQPAPARAGHFLDRAT